In Haloarchaeobius salinus, the sequence CTTCGCGGGGGACATCGGCGTCGTCCAGTCCGCGATCGCGTGGACGACCGGCTCGCTGACCGGCACCGACTGGGAGCAGGTCCGCATGGCGCTGCCGTGGACCGTCGGCGCGATGCTGCTCGCGCTGGCCGGGGCGCGCCAGCTGAACGTCCTCCTGCTCGGCGAGAGCACCGCGAAGTCCCTCGGCATGTCCGTCGAGAAGGTCCGGTTCGCCCTCTCCGGGGTCGCCGTGCTCGCTGCCGCGGCCAGCATCGCCGTCGCGGGCATCGTCGGCTTCGTCGGCCTCATCGTCCCCCACATGGTCCGCAACATCGTCGGGAGCGACTACAAGAAGCTCGTCGTCGGCTGTCTGTTCGCGGGGCCGGCGCTGATGGTCGCCGCAGACGTGGGTGCCCGGCTCGGGATGAGCGTCCTCGTCGGTGCCGACTCGCAGATACCCGTCGGCATCGTGACCGGGCTGGTCGGCGGGCCGTACTTCCTCTACCTGATGCGGCGCCAGGAGAACATGGGTGAGATCTGATGTCGGGACAGCACTGGGACGAGGTCGAGGACGAGTCGACCCGGAGCCAGCAGCCGGCGGGTGACGGCGAGTCGAGACGGCTGACGGGTGACGAGCTCGTCATCGGCTACCCGGGAACGGACGAACCGGTGCTCGACGGCGAGTCGATGGTCGCCACACCCGGCGCGGTGACCGCGCTCGTCGGGCCGAACGGCTCCGGCAAGAGCACGCTGCTGAAGGGGCTCGCGAGCCAGCTGGAGCCGACCGACGGGTCGGTGCTGCTCGACGGCCGGGAGGTCAAGTCCCTCGGCACGAAGGAGATGGCGAAGAAGCTCGGGCTGCTCTCACAGGAGAGCACGTCGCCGGGGAGCATCAGCGTCGAGGAGCTCGTCTTCCACGGCCGGTACCCACACCGCGGCTTCTTCGAGACGGTCACCGCCGAAGACGAGCGGGCCGTCGACCGCGCCATCGAGCTCGCCGGCGTCGGCCACCTCCGCGACCGCCAGGTCGGCAGCCTCAGCGGCGGACAGAAGCAGCTCGTCTGGATCGCGATGGTGCTCGCACAGGAGACGGACGTGCTCCTGCTGGACGAGCCGACGACGTTCCTCGACCTCCACCACCAGCTCGAGGTGATGGAGATAATCGAGACGCTGCGCGACGAGAGCGACATCACCGTCGTCGTCGTCCTCCACGACATCGAGCAGGCGGCCCGCCTCGCAGACCGGATGGTCGCGCTGAAGGACGGGGAGATTCAGGTCCGCGGGACGCCCGAGGAAGTCGTGACGGAGTCGATGCTCGCGGACGTGTTCAGGATCGACGCCGCGGTCGAACAGACCGAACGCGGACCGCGTGTGGAGCCGATTCGCGCCCGGCACGAGGACGACGCTGACGAGGGCCGCGAGCGTCCCCCGAGGATGCCGGCCGACGAGTGACGGACGGCGCTGTCTGAGGCGAGTACCAGCGTACTTTTTGGCCAGCCTAAAAATCGGAACGGTTAAAACGTTTTAGGCGAGCCTAAACAATATGTCCAGAGATCACGTTGCGCGTGGAAAACCGACGCGCAGGAAGTACCTGACCTACGGCGGGACGCTGGCGGGCAGTGCGCTGCTCGCCGGCTGTCTCGGCGGGAGCGGTGACGGGAGCGCCGACCCGACCGAGAGGCCGACGGACGAGGCCACGACCACCGACGACGGGACCACGACGACCGACGGCACCGACCCGTACACCGTCTCGATGGCCCCGGTCGGCGAGGTCGAGTTCGAGTCCGTCCCAGAGAACTGGGTCGCCTACGACGGCGGCTACGCCGACATGGCGGTCGCCCTCGGCCAGGCGGACGGGCTGACCGGCGTCGGGAACGCGGGGCGGTACTACACGTACGTCTACGACGAGCTGCCCGGCGTCGAGGTCAGTCGTGGCACCGTCGAGGCGAACCCGGAGGTTCGGACCAAGGAGCAGTTCTACGCACTCGACGCCGACGTCCACCTGTACGACCCGCAGATGCTCGTCAACTGGTTCGACTGGGGCGAGGCAGACGTCGAGGAGATAACCGAGAACGTCGCGCCGTTCTTCGCGAACCTCATCTTCCGGCGCTCCGACGAGTGGCACGACTACCGCTACTACACGCTGTACGAGGCGTTCGAGAAGATGGCACAGCCGTTCCAGGAGACGGAGCGCTACGAGGCGTTCGCCGAGTTCCACGACGAGTTCGTGGCGTCGCTCCAGACGCGGCTCCCGCCCGCCGAGGAGCGCCCCAGCGTGTTCCTCACCTACGAGGGGACCACGGAGCCCGAGACGTTCTCGCCGTACCGTCTCGTCGACAACGGGACGAGCAAGAAGCAGTGGCGCGACCTCGGCGTCACCGACGCCCTCGCCGGCACCGACATCGAGAACCTCAGCACCTCGAACCGCAACGAGCTCGACTACGAGAACCTGCTGGAGATCGACCCCGACGTCATGCTCGTCCGGGGCCACGAGCGCAAGTCGCCATCGGAGTTCCGCGACACCGTCCTCGCGTACATGGAGGACCACCCGGTCGGCCGGGAGCTGACGGCGGTCCAGAACGGCCGCGTCTACCGCGGCGGCTTCCTCTACCAGGGGCCCATCCAGAACCTGTTCCTCACCGAACGGGCCGCACAGCAGCTCTATCCCGACGAGTTCGGGGACGTGACCGGCGACGAGGAGCTGTTCGACCGCCAGCGGGTCGCGGACATCGTCACCGGCGAGTTCTGACGACCGTCACACCCGAACCGATTTCCGCTTTCCCGAGTTCCTTGAGGCGGCCGGAACGCCTTCGGAGTATGTCCGCCGACGATAGCCCCGCCGCCTACGACGACCTGCTCGACCGCTACCGACGCGTCTCGAACCTCCGGCAGGCGTCGATGTTCCTCAACTGGGACCAGCAGGTGACGATGCCCGAGGGCGGCGCGCCCGGCCGCGCCAAACAGCTCTCGGCCATCTCGGCGACCAGCCACGAGCTCCTCGTCGACGACGACGTGGGGGCGTGGCTGGACGACCTCGCGGACGCCGACCTCGACGCCGAACAGGCCGCCTCCGTGCGCGAGATCCGCCGGGAGTACGACCGCAACCGCTCGGTGCCGGACGAGCTCGTCGAGCGGCTGGCCGAGGTCTCCGCCGAGAACCAGCAGATATGGCAGGACGCGAAGGCCGAGAACGACTTCGAGTCGTTCGCGCCGCGGCTTGAGACACTGCGCGACCTCAGCGTCGAGCGCGCCGGGCACATCGACCCCGACAAACCGGCGTACGAGGTGCTGTACGAGGACGGCCAGCCCACGCTGCCCATCGAGCGCATGGAGGAGCTGTTCGAGACGCTCCGCGCCGAGATCCCGCCGCTCGTCGACGAGATCCGGGAGTCCGGCACCGACCTCGCCGCCCCCTTCGACGGCGAGTACCCCGAGGCCGACCAGCGGGCGCTCTGCGAGGCCGTGCTCGACTTCCTCGGCTACGACCGCGACCGCGGCCGCCTCGACAGCGCGCCGCACCCGTTCATGGCCGGCAACCAGTTCGACGCCTGGGTGACGACGCGGTACAGACCCGACGACCCGCTCGACGCGCTCACCGCGACCGTCCACGAGTTCGGTCACGCGAGCTACCAGCTCGGCTTGCGCGCGGACCGCTACGCCGAGCCGATGGGCCAGCCGCGCTACAGCATCCACGAGTCCCAGTCCCGCTTCTGGGAGAACCACGTCGGCCGGACGAAGCCGTTCTGGGAGGCGTTCCTGCCGACGCTCACGGAGCACCTCGACGGCCACGACGACCTCACCGCCCAGGAGGCGTACGAGGCCGCGAACCGCATCTACCCGGAGAACCTCATCCGCGTAGAGGCGGACGAGCTCACCTACCACCTGCACATCATCCTCCGGTGCGAGATCGACCGCGCGTTCGTCCAGGGCGAGATTGAGGCCGACGACATCCCCGGACTCTGGAACGAGAAGATGGACGAGTACCTCGGCGTCGTCCCCGACACCGACAGCGAGGGCTGCCTGCAGGACATCCACTGGACCTCCGGCTTCGCGGGCTTCCAGGGCTACACGCTCGGCAGCGTCGTCGCCGCCCAGCTCGACGCCGCCATCCGCGAGGACCTCGACGTGGACGGGCTCGTCCGCGAGGGCGAGTTCGAGTTCATCCAGGAGTGGATGACCGAGCACGTCCACCGCCACGGCCAGCGCTACGAGACCGAGGAGCTGGTCGAGGTGGCGACCGGCGAGCCGCTGACCGCCGAGTACTTCGTCGACTACGCCCGCGAGAAGTTCGAGGGGCTGTACGGGCTCTGAACTCCGGCCCACCGTGACCCGCTGGGTCTCCTCGCGGCGCGAAACGAAGGGACTCCGTTGAGCGACCTGGGGTGACCGGTCGCCGTTCTCGTCGGGACCCGGGGCTGTGCGACCCCGACCTGGCGAGACCACCCTGACCGTCCAGAGCAACTGCTATTACGCTGGCTCCGAAGGAATCGGTAATGCGGACTGGCCCCCCGTTCCTCGCGGTCCTCTCCCAACTGCCGTCGCTCGAACTTCCCGTGTCGGTAGACGTTCTCGTCGTCCTCGCCGTCGTCGTCGTCACCCTCGTCCTGTTCGTGACCCAACCGGTCCCGATCGACGCCACCGCCATCGCGCTCATGGTGGCGCTGATACTCCTCGGTCCCTGGACGGGGGTGTCCCCGGAGGAGGGGCTGTCCGGGTTCTCGAACCCCGCGACGCTCACCGTCCTCGCGATGTTCATCCTGAGCGAGGGGGTGCGCCGGACGGGGTTCATCCAGATCCTCACCCTGAAGATGCAGGCGTTCGCCGGCGACGACGAGACCCGCCAGCTCCTCTCCATCGTCGGCCTCGCTGGTCCGCCCGCGGGGTTCGTCAACAACA encodes:
- a CDS encoding ABC transporter ATP-binding protein gives rise to the protein MSGQHWDEVEDESTRSQQPAGDGESRRLTGDELVIGYPGTDEPVLDGESMVATPGAVTALVGPNGSGKSTLLKGLASQLEPTDGSVLLDGREVKSLGTKEMAKKLGLLSQESTSPGSISVEELVFHGRYPHRGFFETVTAEDERAVDRAIELAGVGHLRDRQVGSLSGGQKQLVWIAMVLAQETDVLLLDEPTTFLDLHHQLEVMEIIETLRDESDITVVVVLHDIEQAARLADRMVALKDGEIQVRGTPEEVVTESMLADVFRIDAAVEQTERGPRVEPIRARHEDDADEGRERPPRMPADE
- a CDS encoding carboxypeptidase M32; its protein translation is MSADDSPAAYDDLLDRYRRVSNLRQASMFLNWDQQVTMPEGGAPGRAKQLSAISATSHELLVDDDVGAWLDDLADADLDAEQAASVREIRREYDRNRSVPDELVERLAEVSAENQQIWQDAKAENDFESFAPRLETLRDLSVERAGHIDPDKPAYEVLYEDGQPTLPIERMEELFETLRAEIPPLVDEIRESGTDLAAPFDGEYPEADQRALCEAVLDFLGYDRDRGRLDSAPHPFMAGNQFDAWVTTRYRPDDPLDALTATVHEFGHASYQLGLRADRYAEPMGQPRYSIHESQSRFWENHVGRTKPFWEAFLPTLTEHLDGHDDLTAQEAYEAANRIYPENLIRVEADELTYHLHIILRCEIDRAFVQGEIEADDIPGLWNEKMDEYLGVVPDTDSEGCLQDIHWTSGFAGFQGYTLGSVVAAQLDAAIREDLDVDGLVREGEFEFIQEWMTEHVHRHGQRYETEELVEVATGEPLTAEYFVDYAREKFEGLYGL
- a CDS encoding ABC transporter substrate-binding protein, producing the protein MSRDHVARGKPTRRKYLTYGGTLAGSALLAGCLGGSGDGSADPTERPTDEATTTDDGTTTTDGTDPYTVSMAPVGEVEFESVPENWVAYDGGYADMAVALGQADGLTGVGNAGRYYTYVYDELPGVEVSRGTVEANPEVRTKEQFYALDADVHLYDPQMLVNWFDWGEADVEEITENVAPFFANLIFRRSDEWHDYRYYTLYEAFEKMAQPFQETERYEAFAEFHDEFVASLQTRLPPAEERPSVFLTYEGTTEPETFSPYRLVDNGTSKKQWRDLGVTDALAGTDIENLSTSNRNELDYENLLEIDPDVMLVRGHERKSPSEFRDTVLAYMEDHPVGRELTAVQNGRVYRGGFLYQGPIQNLFLTERAAQQLYPDEFGDVTGDEELFDRQRVADIVTGEF